One window of Myxococcus virescens genomic DNA carries:
- a CDS encoding M24 family metallopeptidase, giving the protein MRTRTLLLAPLLLSTSCATVSPKAQAPDATTAEAKSPAPERPFGTLREQAKRQQAWLAERMEKALPQLMRQYGVDMWVIPMREYNEDPVFKALVSPTTFAARRRTIYVFFDRGPEQGVERLALGGGSQGGIYTPRRAQHQVDGGGVSRQAELWGPEQWQVLKQVVEERQPKRIALNVSRTFAFADGLTHGEYEGMAEALGPDWVKRFTSVDGLAVDLLAWRSADEARFYEEQTKLAWNIIETAFSNQVITPGVTTTRDVEWWMRQRLADLGLETWFQPSVDIQRQGVTEQELGDDPIIQRGDVLHCDYGVTALGLNTDTQHMGYVLREGEKDVPEGLKAALKTSNRLQDIVFEELRPGRTGNEILRASRERMRAEGIDGTVYSHPIGLHGHGAGPMVGLWDRQEGVPGNGDHKVIANQWYSIELQATSAVPEWNGQRVRSAQEEDITIDAEGRVHWGWKRQTDFHLVR; this is encoded by the coding sequence ATGCGCACTCGGACCCTGTTGCTTGCCCCGTTGCTGCTCTCCACTTCCTGCGCCACCGTCTCTCCGAAGGCACAGGCACCGGACGCCACCACCGCCGAGGCGAAGTCCCCGGCACCCGAGCGTCCCTTTGGTACCCTGCGTGAGCAGGCGAAGCGCCAGCAGGCCTGGCTGGCCGAGCGCATGGAGAAGGCCCTGCCCCAGCTCATGCGCCAGTACGGCGTGGACATGTGGGTCATCCCCATGCGCGAGTACAACGAGGACCCTGTCTTCAAGGCGCTCGTCTCGCCAACGACGTTCGCCGCGCGCCGCCGGACCATCTACGTCTTCTTCGACCGAGGTCCGGAGCAGGGCGTGGAGCGGCTCGCGCTGGGAGGTGGCTCGCAGGGAGGCATCTACACGCCCCGCCGCGCGCAGCACCAGGTGGACGGCGGCGGTGTGAGCCGGCAGGCGGAGCTGTGGGGCCCCGAGCAGTGGCAGGTGCTCAAGCAGGTGGTGGAGGAGCGCCAGCCGAAGCGAATCGCCCTCAACGTGTCGCGCACCTTCGCCTTCGCGGACGGCCTCACCCATGGCGAATACGAGGGCATGGCGGAGGCGCTCGGCCCGGACTGGGTGAAGCGCTTCACCTCCGTGGATGGGCTGGCGGTGGACCTCCTCGCCTGGCGCAGCGCGGATGAGGCTCGCTTCTACGAGGAGCAGACGAAGCTCGCGTGGAACATCATCGAGACGGCCTTCTCCAACCAGGTCATCACGCCGGGCGTCACCACCACCCGTGACGTGGAGTGGTGGATGCGCCAGCGCCTGGCGGACCTGGGCCTGGAGACGTGGTTCCAGCCCTCGGTGGACATCCAGCGGCAAGGCGTCACCGAGCAGGAGCTGGGCGACGACCCCATCATCCAGCGCGGAGACGTGCTGCACTGCGACTACGGCGTCACCGCGCTGGGCCTCAACACCGACACCCAGCACATGGGCTACGTGCTGCGTGAGGGCGAGAAGGACGTCCCCGAAGGGCTGAAGGCCGCGCTGAAGACGTCCAACCGGCTGCAGGACATCGTCTTCGAGGAGCTGCGTCCCGGCCGCACGGGCAACGAAATCCTCCGCGCATCCCGCGAGCGGATGCGCGCCGAGGGCATCGACGGCACCGTGTACTCGCATCCCATTGGCCTCCACGGCCACGGCGCCGGCCCCATGGTGGGCCTGTGGGACCGCCAGGAGGGCGTGCCCGGCAATGGAGACCACAAGGTGATTGCGAACCAGTGGTACTCCATCGAGCTGCAGGCCACGTCCGCGGTGCCGGAGTGGAACGGTCAGCGGGTGCGCTCGGCACAGGAAGAGGACATCACCATCGACGCCGAGGGCCGCGTGCACTGGGGCTGGAAGCGCCAGACGGACTTCCACCTGGTGCGCTGA
- a CDS encoding Kelch repeat-containing protein, whose product MQRFSASCVTVILFAVSFACSAGPRAEDGGSGAAEQGLFLSTPRKLLPFVVMEGGRVLASGGHDGSRTLGSCEVFEPETGRWRETGAMHTRRRNHAAVRLTDGRVLVMGGSNGVAMGALADAEVYAPDTGTWTEVRPMGVARNDPAAVLLADGRVLVAGGTDVDQRPLRSAELFDPATGMWSAASPPGFSRGGAQTAVVLANGKALFVSGLQAELYDPVTGLWEKAGLTGGAAGTHRLAHSVTMLPDGRVLVVGGTTARAAATAEVYSPETGVWTLVGAPKVPREHHATVVLPDGAVLMMGGEHYTTGALASVERFDLKTETWSSAPALDAPREKLGALALGDGAVLVMGGGNEAAGMLSESERYVPDACVVAPCAAREWGGAEAVMEVSVAGPVE is encoded by the coding sequence ATGCAACGGTTTTCGGCATCATGTGTCACGGTCATCCTCTTCGCTGTCTCGTTCGCTTGCAGCGCGGGTCCGCGCGCGGAGGACGGGGGGAGCGGGGCGGCGGAGCAGGGCCTGTTCTTGTCCACACCCCGCAAGCTCCTGCCCTTCGTGGTGATGGAGGGTGGGCGTGTGCTGGCCTCGGGCGGGCATGACGGGAGCCGAACGCTGGGGAGCTGCGAGGTGTTCGAGCCGGAGACGGGCCGCTGGCGTGAGACGGGGGCCATGCACACGCGCCGGCGCAACCACGCCGCGGTGCGGCTGACGGACGGCCGAGTGCTGGTGATGGGCGGCTCCAACGGCGTGGCGATGGGCGCGCTTGCGGACGCGGAGGTGTATGCGCCGGACACCGGGACGTGGACGGAGGTGCGCCCCATGGGCGTGGCGCGCAATGACCCGGCCGCGGTGCTGCTGGCGGATGGGCGCGTGCTGGTGGCGGGTGGGACGGATGTGGACCAGCGGCCGCTGCGCTCGGCGGAGTTGTTCGATCCTGCGACGGGGATGTGGAGCGCCGCGTCGCCTCCGGGCTTCTCACGGGGTGGAGCCCAGACGGCGGTGGTGCTGGCCAACGGCAAGGCCCTGTTCGTGAGCGGCCTGCAGGCGGAGCTGTATGACCCGGTGACGGGGCTCTGGGAGAAGGCGGGGCTCACCGGTGGGGCGGCGGGCACGCACCGGCTGGCGCACTCGGTGACGATGCTGCCGGATGGGCGCGTGTTGGTGGTGGGGGGAACCACGGCGCGCGCGGCGGCCACGGCGGAGGTGTATTCGCCGGAGACGGGTGTGTGGACGCTGGTGGGCGCGCCCAAGGTGCCTCGTGAGCATCATGCGACGGTGGTGCTGCCGGATGGCGCGGTGCTGATGATGGGCGGCGAGCACTACACGACGGGGGCGCTCGCGTCGGTGGAGCGCTTCGATTTGAAGACGGAGACGTGGTCTTCCGCGCCCGCGCTGGACGCGCCGCGCGAGAAGCTGGGCGCCCTGGCGCTGGGAGATGGCGCGGTCCTGGTGATGGGCGGTGGAAACGAGGCGGCGGGCATGCTGTCCGAGAGCGAGCGCTATGTCCCGGACGCTTGTGTCGTGGCGCCGTGTGCTGCGCGAGAGTGGGGGGGCGCCGAGGCCGTGATGGAAGTCTCCGTGGCAGGGCCGGTCGAGTGA